A genomic stretch from Lathyrus oleraceus cultivar Zhongwan6 chromosome 2, CAAS_Psat_ZW6_1.0, whole genome shotgun sequence includes:
- the LOC127123743 gene encoding uncharacterized protein LOC127123743 → MGQIAQQLASNSQAPSTLPSGTVKNQREHHIVNTIVTRSGKSTEENSMEKDGLLEVDLEIKETKDQDEEVILPPVKEKEKIPKPVIKLPYPPRQKKKDHHEKFFERFLEMFKKVEINIPFSEALEQIPIYAKFMKDIISKKRSTNMDPIILIKTCRAILQGMKIPMKKKDRGSVTIPCTIGIGTVQDSRMTLQFMNRSVRQPYGIVEDVLVKIDKFVFPVNFVILEMPEDEEIPLILGRPFLETGRCMIGIEEGTMTLKVYDEELKIDVRNIMQYKDDIGMRHTIEMIDQVITQEIERHRPQSPLERVLSL, encoded by the exons atgggtcagatagcacaacagttagcttcaaattCTCAAGCCCCGAGTaccctacctagtggtacggtAAAAAATCAGAGGGAACATCACATTGTTAACACTATCGTAACCCGAAGTGGGAAGTCAACGGAGGAAAATAGTATGGAAAAAGATGGATTGTTAgaagtggatttagaaatcaaggaaactAAGGACCAAGATGAAGAAGTGATACTACCACCCGTCAAGGAGAAAGAGAAGATTCCAAAACCAGtcatcaaactcccttaccctccaaGACAGAAAAAGAAAGATCACCATGAGAAATTTTTTGAGAGGTTCCTGGAAATGTTCAAAAAGGTGGAAATAAACATCCCTTTTTCTGAGGCATTAGAACAAATtccaatatatgccaagttcatgaaagacatcatctccaaaAAGCGTTCCACTAATATGGACCCGATCATTCTAATTAAGACATGCAGGGCcattctccaaggcatgaaaatcccaatgaaaaagaaagacaggggGTCAGTTACTATTCcatgcactattg GCATTGGCACTGTTCAAGATAGTCGAATGACACTTCAGTTTATGAATCGCTCTGTTAGGCAACCCTATGGAATTGTGGAAGAcgttcttgtaaaaattgacaagtttgtttTCCCAGTTAACTTCGTCATTCTAGAAATGCctgaagatgaggagattcctctcatattgggcaGACCATTCTTAGAAACAGGACGGTGTATGATAGGCATCGAGGAAGGAACAATGACcctcaaagtctatgatgaagagCTAAAAATAGATGTGAGAAACAtaatgcaatacaaagatgatattggCATGCGCCACACCATAGAGATGATAGATCAAGTAATTACTCAAGAAATTGAAAGACATAGACCCCAATCACCACTAGAACGAGTCTTAAGTCTATAA